The proteins below are encoded in one region of Microbispora sp. NBC_01189:
- a CDS encoding ABC transporter, with protein sequence MAGNDRLRAALEILRRHLDQDLFPLEIGDAAADRRVLKELRGQLDDYLLPRLAAIDAPLLAVVGGSTGAGKSTLVNSLVGTAVTEPGVLRPTTLAPTLVCNPADSPWFTSPVILPGLARVTGGVAGGATGGASGAGRGEPGTLRITPVEALPPGLALLDAPDIDSVVTANRELAAQLLAAADLWLFVTTAARYADEVPWSFLRLARERSTALAVILQRVPDEAREPVAADLARLLADNGLAGTPLFAVPELALPTERARLPAPAVQPIATWLADLSVDAKARAEVVRRTLTGALDSLATRVPDLADRVERQRVGIAELRAIADKAYDVAMSAFDEGMRDGRLLRGEVLARWQDFVGTGDLMRSLESRIGWLRDRIAAAFRGGPAPDRELRVALESGVEALIRSTADGAAERAVEAWLALPAGRDVLDRSGVAVSGRLGRASADLPRRAGEAVRAWQGHVLDLVRSEGADRRTIARAASFGVNSLGVLIMLAVFSTTGGITGIELGIAGGTGVLSQKLLEAVFGDQAVRTLTQEAREDLRRRVRALLDEERARFSSLVEGLGPATETAARLREAAKAVQERGDL encoded by the coding sequence ATGGCGGGGAACGACAGGCTGCGAGCGGCCCTGGAGATCCTGCGGCGTCACCTCGATCAGGACCTGTTCCCCCTGGAGATCGGGGACGCCGCGGCCGACCGGCGCGTGCTGAAGGAGCTGCGCGGACAGCTCGACGACTACCTGCTGCCCCGCCTCGCCGCCATCGACGCGCCGCTGCTCGCGGTCGTCGGCGGCTCGACCGGGGCGGGCAAGTCGACGCTGGTCAACTCCCTCGTCGGCACGGCCGTGACCGAGCCGGGGGTGCTGCGGCCCACCACGCTCGCGCCGACCCTGGTGTGCAACCCCGCCGACTCTCCCTGGTTCACCTCGCCGGTGATCCTGCCCGGCCTGGCCAGGGTGACGGGCGGCGTGGCCGGAGGCGCGACAGGGGGAGCGTCCGGCGCGGGGCGGGGCGAGCCCGGCACGCTGCGGATCACCCCCGTGGAGGCGCTGCCCCCCGGGCTGGCGCTGCTCGACGCCCCCGACATCGACTCGGTCGTCACCGCCAACCGGGAGCTGGCCGCGCAACTGCTCGCCGCGGCCGACCTGTGGCTGTTCGTCACGACCGCCGCGCGGTACGCCGACGAGGTGCCGTGGAGCTTCCTGCGCCTGGCCCGGGAGCGGAGCACGGCGCTCGCGGTGATCCTCCAGCGGGTGCCGGACGAGGCGCGCGAGCCCGTGGCCGCCGACCTGGCCCGGCTGCTCGCGGACAACGGCCTGGCCGGCACGCCGCTGTTCGCCGTGCCGGAGCTGGCGCTGCCCACGGAACGGGCCCGGCTGCCCGCGCCCGCCGTGCAGCCGATCGCGACCTGGCTCGCCGACCTGTCGGTGGACGCCAAGGCGCGGGCCGAGGTGGTCCGGCGCACCCTCACCGGCGCGCTCGACAGCCTCGCGACCCGGGTGCCCGATCTCGCCGACCGCGTCGAGCGCCAGCGCGTGGGCATCGCCGAACTGCGCGCCATCGCCGACAAGGCGTACGACGTGGCGATGTCGGCGTTCGACGAGGGTATGCGGGACGGCAGGCTGCTGCGTGGTGAGGTGCTGGCCCGCTGGCAGGACTTCGTCGGCACGGGCGACCTCATGCGCTCGCTGGAGTCGCGGATCGGCTGGCTGCGCGACCGGATCGCGGCGGCGTTCCGGGGTGGTCCCGCGCCGGACCGGGAGCTGCGCGTGGCGCTGGAGAGCGGGGTCGAGGCGCTGATCCGGTCCACCGCCGACGGCGCCGCCGAGCGGGCCGTCGAGGCGTGGCTGGCACTGCCCGCCGGGCGCGACGTGCTGGACAGGTCCGGCGTCGCCGTCTCAGGACGGCTCGGCCGCGCCTCCGCCGACCTGCCCCGCCGGGCGGGCGAAGCCGTACGCGCCTGGCAGGGCCACGTGCTCGACCTGGTGAGATCGGAGGGCGCCGACCGGCGCACGATCGCCCGGGCGGCGTCGTTCGGGGTGAACAGCCTGGGAGTGCTGATCATGCTGGCCGTCTTCTCCACGACGGGCGGGATCACCGGCATAGAGCTGGGCATCGCGGGCGGCACCGGCGTGCTGAGCCAGAAGCTGCTGGAGGCCGTCTTCGGCGACCAGGCCGTGCGCACTCTGACGCAGGAGGCCCGGGAGGACCTGCGCCGCCGGGTCCGCGCGCTGCTCGACGAGGAACGCGCCCGCTTCTCCTCGCTGGTCGAGGGGCTGGGCCCGGCCACCGAGACGGCGGCGCGGCTGCGGGAGGCGGCCAAGGCCGTACAGGAGAGGGGCGATCTTTGA
- a CDS encoding ATP-binding protein — protein MGERLRALTRASRRLRLLGVRELRRRAARTPLWLRLVAGTLLLVTLAIALTGGFAVQLLRGYLVDRVDAQLSAFARRPSEPPSGSRPRDPNRDQGTEPYSRPPRQFGFFYIVLLDGDGRLLHTVQEPPNSDPPALPKPRADRAQWLFTVQSPSGDRWRGIVVREERRGGFRVAAVSLGDIDGTVSRLVLIVTGVGLAVVVALGVACYWLVRHSLRPLGEIERTAEAIAEGDLSRRVPPRHQRTEMGRLGRSINGMLAQIETAFQEREASQERMRRFMADASHELRTPLTSIRGYAELYRQQRSQDPGTLLRRIEDQAVRMGLLVDDLLLLARLDQQRPLERRPVDVLSLAAGAVLDAQTLAPDREIDLFRLDGSDRPVRVLGDEARLRQVVGNLVGNVLRHTPEGTAFRVGVGALPGPVAVIEVADDGPGLAPGDAGRVFERFYRADPARSRADSGGTGLGLSIAAALVQAHGGTITADSEPGHGAVFRIRIPSCPPVEKG, from the coding sequence GTGGGTGAGCGGCTCCGCGCCCTGACCCGGGCGAGCCGGAGGCTCCGCCTGCTCGGCGTCCGCGAGCTCCGGCGGCGGGCCGCGCGGACCCCGCTGTGGCTGCGGCTCGTCGCGGGGACGCTGCTGCTCGTGACGCTCGCGATCGCGCTGACCGGGGGCTTCGCCGTACAGCTCCTGCGGGGTTATCTGGTGGACCGGGTCGACGCGCAGCTCTCGGCGTTCGCCCGGCGCCCGTCCGAGCCGCCTTCCGGGTCGCGGCCGAGAGACCCGAACAGAGACCAGGGCACGGAGCCGTACTCGCGGCCGCCGAGGCAGTTCGGCTTCTTCTACATCGTCCTGCTCGACGGCGACGGCAGGCTGCTGCACACGGTGCAGGAGCCGCCGAACTCCGACCCGCCCGCGCTGCCCAAGCCCAGGGCCGACCGCGCGCAGTGGCTGTTCACGGTGCAGTCCCCCTCAGGGGATCGCTGGCGGGGGATCGTCGTGCGCGAGGAGCGGCGCGGTGGCTTCCGCGTCGCCGCGGTGAGTCTCGGCGACATCGACGGCACGGTCTCCCGGCTCGTGCTCATCGTCACCGGGGTGGGCCTCGCCGTGGTCGTCGCGCTCGGCGTCGCCTGCTACTGGCTCGTACGGCACAGCCTGCGCCCGCTCGGGGAGATCGAGCGGACGGCGGAGGCCATCGCGGAGGGCGATTTGTCGCGGCGTGTCCCGCCCCGCCACCAGCGTACGGAGATGGGCCGGCTCGGCCGGTCCATCAACGGGATGCTCGCCCAGATCGAGACGGCGTTCCAGGAGCGGGAGGCGTCGCAGGAGCGGATGCGCCGCTTCATGGCGGACGCCTCCCACGAGCTGCGTACGCCGCTGACCTCGATCCGGGGCTACGCCGAGCTGTACCGGCAGCAGCGGTCGCAGGATCCCGGGACGCTGCTGCGCCGCATCGAGGACCAGGCCGTACGGATGGGCCTGCTGGTGGACGACCTGCTGCTGCTCGCGCGGCTCGACCAGCAGCGCCCGCTCGAACGCCGCCCGGTCGACGTGCTCAGCCTCGCGGCGGGGGCGGTGCTCGACGCGCAGACCCTGGCGCCGGACCGGGAGATCGACCTGTTCCGGCTGGACGGGTCGGATCGGCCGGTGCGGGTGCTCGGCGACGAGGCGCGGCTGCGGCAGGTCGTCGGCAACCTGGTGGGCAACGTCCTGCGTCACACGCCCGAGGGCACGGCCTTCCGCGTCGGCGTGGGCGCCCTGCCGGGCCCGGTCGCGGTGATCGAGGTGGCCGATGACGGGCCCGGTCTCGCGCCCGGCGACGCCGGCCGCGTCTTCGAGAGGTTCTACCGCGCCGACCCCGCCCGCAGCCGGGCCGACTCCGGCGGCACCGGACTGGGGTTGTCGATCGCCGCCGCCCTCGTCCAGGCGCACGGCGGCACCATCACGGCGGACAGTGAGCCCGGGCACGGTGCGGTGTTCCGCATCCGCATCCCCTCCTGCCCGCCCGTCGAGAAAGGCTGA
- a CDS encoding response regulator transcription factor, with product MTTEGRLLVVDDEPDIRELLSASLRYAGFEVITAATGREAVELAGQARPDLIVLDVMLPDLDGFAVSDRLRLTGRRIPVLFLTARDAAEDKLAGLGRGDDYVTKPFSLEEVLARIRAVLRRTRSSDPLPARLCVADLELDEESHQVWRRGAPVRLSPTEFKLLHYFIANQGRVLSKAQILDHVWHYDFGGDRNVVESYVSYLRRKVDAVEPKLIHTLRGVGYVLRAPRG from the coding sequence GTGACCACCGAGGGCCGTCTGCTCGTCGTCGACGACGAGCCGGACATCAGGGAGCTTCTGTCGGCGAGCCTGCGGTACGCCGGGTTCGAGGTGATCACCGCGGCGACCGGGCGCGAGGCGGTGGAACTCGCCGGCCAGGCGCGCCCGGATCTGATCGTGCTCGATGTCATGCTGCCCGACCTGGACGGGTTCGCCGTCTCCGACCGGCTCCGCCTGACGGGACGGCGGATCCCCGTGCTGTTCCTCACCGCGAGGGACGCCGCCGAGGACAAACTCGCCGGTCTCGGCCGCGGCGACGACTACGTGACCAAGCCGTTCAGCCTGGAGGAGGTGCTCGCCCGGATCCGGGCCGTGCTGCGCCGCACCCGCTCGAGCGACCCGCTCCCCGCCCGGCTGTGCGTCGCCGACCTGGAGCTCGACGAGGAGTCCCACCAGGTGTGGCGCCGCGGCGCGCCGGTGCGGCTCTCGCCCACCGAGTTCAAGCTGCTGCACTACTTCATAGCGAACCAGGGCCGGGTGCTGTCGAAGGCGCAGATCCTCGACCACGTCTGGCACTACGACTTCGGCGGAGACCGCAACGTCGTCGAGTCGTACGTCTCCTACCTGCGGCGCAAGGTGGACGCGGTCGAGCCGAAGCTGATCCACACCCTGCGCGGCGTGGGCTATGTCCTCCGTGCGCCGCGTGGGTGA
- a CDS encoding ABC transporter permease: protein MNAAEVLRFALRGLAANKMRSALTMLGILIGVAAVILLVAVGEGSSQQIQQNIQRLGANSLTVTPSTSGGEGGPGGGFARLLGGGGGGGGGAGARQNTGPRTQARDLTLDDARALADSANAPSVRSVSPVVTAQSQTATYEGASHAIGQFVGTYPSYFETSNKPVVKGAYFYNDDVLAARKVVVIGHTVAEDLFGAVDPVGRQITVSGVPFTVVGVLKEAGSSGFQDADDLAIAPLPAVQQSLTGFGPLGQILVQAKSAETVDAAQSEVAGVLDQRHGITNAASADYRILNQATLQETVSAATATFTVLLGAVAAISLLVGGIGITNIMLVTVTERTREIGIRKAIGAPRGAILGQFLAEATLLSLVGGLLGVLIAVVGAQFTIAGVRPVVVPASIALALGVSVAIGLFFGSYPANRAAGLRPIEALRFE, encoded by the coding sequence GTGAACGCCGCGGAGGTCCTGCGCTTCGCGCTGCGCGGCCTGGCCGCCAACAAGATGCGCAGCGCGCTCACCATGCTCGGCATCCTGATCGGCGTCGCCGCGGTGATCCTGCTGGTCGCGGTGGGCGAGGGGTCCTCCCAGCAGATCCAGCAGAACATCCAGCGGCTCGGGGCGAACTCGCTGACCGTCACGCCCTCCACCTCGGGAGGCGAAGGGGGCCCAGGCGGAGGGTTCGCCCGGCTCCTCGGCGGCGGCGGGGGAGGCGGGGGAGGAGCGGGTGCGCGGCAGAACACCGGCCCCCGCACCCAGGCCAGAGACCTGACCCTGGACGACGCGCGGGCGCTGGCCGACTCGGCGAACGCCCCCTCCGTCAGGAGCGTCTCGCCGGTCGTGACCGCCCAGTCCCAGACCGCGACGTACGAGGGGGCGAGCCACGCGATCGGGCAGTTCGTCGGCACCTATCCGAGCTATTTCGAGACGTCGAACAAGCCGGTCGTCAAGGGCGCCTACTTCTACAACGACGACGTGCTCGCCGCCCGGAAGGTCGTGGTCATCGGGCACACGGTGGCCGAGGACCTGTTCGGCGCGGTCGATCCGGTCGGCCGGCAGATCACCGTGTCGGGCGTGCCGTTCACGGTCGTGGGCGTGCTGAAGGAGGCCGGATCGTCGGGGTTCCAGGACGCCGACGACCTGGCGATCGCGCCGCTGCCCGCCGTACAGCAGAGCCTGACCGGGTTCGGGCCGCTGGGCCAGATCCTCGTGCAGGCGAAGAGCGCCGAGACGGTCGACGCGGCGCAGAGCGAGGTCGCCGGGGTGCTCGACCAGCGGCACGGGATCACGAACGCGGCGAGCGCCGACTATCGCATCCTCAACCAGGCGACCCTGCAGGAGACGGTCAGCGCGGCGACCGCGACGTTCACGGTCCTGCTCGGCGCGGTGGCGGCGATCAGCCTGCTCGTCGGCGGCATCGGCATCACCAACATCATGCTCGTCACGGTCACCGAGCGGACCCGGGAGATCGGCATCCGGAAGGCGATCGGCGCGCCCAGGGGGGCGATACTGGGACAGTTCCTCGCCGAGGCGACGCTGCTCAGCCTGGTCGGCGGCCTGCTGGGCGTGCTGATCGCGGTCGTCGGCGCCCAGTTCACGATCGCGGGCGTACGGCCGGTCGTCGTCCCGGCCTCGATCGCGCTGGCGCTGGGCGTGTCGGTCGCGATCGGCCTGTTCTTCGGCAGCTATCCCGCCAACCGCGCCGCCGGACTGCGGCCGATCGAGGCCCTGCGCTTCGAATGA
- a CDS encoding ABC transporter ATP-binding protein encodes MNPAPPPVLVLGQVTKVYGEGETAVRALRGVSLTVERGDYVAIMGASGSGKSTLMNIIGCLDVPSGGTYHLDGTDVGALDERRLAIVRNRKVGFVFQSFNLIPRMSALANVELPLAYGGVHAAERRRRALAALDRVGLADRVHHQPNELSGGQQQRVAVARALVTAPTLLLADEPTGALDSTSSGDIMNIFDRLSVSGRTLVLITHEEEVAAHAKRVVRLMDGRIVDDVRTTPVGGPPPRLAEVAS; translated from the coding sequence GTGAACCCCGCCCCGCCGCCCGTACTCGTCCTCGGCCAGGTCACCAAGGTGTACGGCGAGGGAGAGACGGCGGTGCGCGCGCTGCGCGGGGTGTCGCTCACGGTCGAGCGCGGTGACTACGTCGCGATCATGGGGGCCTCGGGGTCCGGCAAGTCGACGCTGATGAACATCATCGGCTGCCTCGACGTGCCGTCCGGCGGCACCTATCACCTGGACGGCACCGACGTCGGCGCCCTCGACGAGCGGCGGCTGGCGATCGTCCGCAACCGGAAGGTCGGGTTCGTCTTCCAGTCGTTCAACCTGATCCCCCGGATGAGCGCGCTCGCCAACGTCGAGCTCCCCCTGGCGTACGGCGGGGTCCACGCCGCGGAGCGGCGCCGCCGGGCGCTGGCCGCGCTCGACCGGGTGGGCCTCGCCGACCGGGTCCACCACCAGCCCAACGAACTTTCCGGCGGTCAGCAGCAGCGGGTGGCGGTGGCCCGCGCGCTCGTCACCGCGCCGACCCTGCTGCTCGCGGACGAGCCCACGGGTGCCCTCGACAGCACGTCCAGCGGAGACATCATGAACATCTTCGACCGGCTCAGCGTGAGCGGCCGGACCCTCGTCCTCATCACGCACGAGGAGGAGGTCGCCGCCCACGCCAAGCGGGTCGTCCGCCTCATGGACGGCCGGATCGTGGACGACGTGCGCACCACCCCGGTCGGCGGCCCGCCGCCGCGGCTCGCCGAGGTGGCCTCGTGA
- a CDS encoding efflux RND transporter periplasmic adaptor subunit, whose product MKLSTKRRTLVINGVLVVLLLGGIAAAWASLGGDSSAGAAPPTTRVTRGTVLASVSASGSVESARTRALAFGTNGTVRTVLVETGDRVKKGQVLARLDDTAARETLEAAKASLDAADDADTSTASGYSQYISARNAYRSAKRALAGTVLKAPFAGVVTAVNGSEGGSSGGSGGSSSQSGQSQSSSQSQSGSTGFAEIADPARLRIVGNFTEADVTRIRTGQAATVTFDALTGVTAAGKVSVIDPQPQTNNNVVQYAVTVALTGVPSSVRLGQTATVQVTVGTADDVLTVASSAVTTAGGQTLVTVLENGRQVVRRVETGLKGDTTTEIKSGLQEGDQVVRPQATTTGGGGGIQFPGGGGGFGRGFGGGAGGGAGGGAGGGGRGGGGGGR is encoded by the coding sequence GTGAAGCTGTCGACGAAGCGCAGGACGCTGGTCATCAACGGCGTCCTGGTGGTGCTGCTGCTCGGCGGGATCGCGGCGGCCTGGGCGTCACTGGGAGGCGATTCCTCCGCCGGGGCCGCGCCGCCGACGACCCGGGTGACCCGCGGGACCGTGCTCGCGTCGGTGTCGGCGTCCGGTTCCGTGGAGAGCGCCCGCACCCGGGCGCTCGCGTTCGGCACGAACGGTACGGTGCGGACCGTGCTGGTCGAGACCGGCGACAGGGTCAAGAAGGGCCAGGTGCTCGCCCGGCTCGACGACACGGCGGCCCGGGAGACCCTGGAGGCGGCCAAGGCGAGCCTGGACGCCGCCGATGACGCCGACACCTCGACGGCCTCGGGCTATTCGCAGTACATCAGCGCGAGGAACGCCTACCGGTCGGCGAAGCGGGCGCTGGCGGGTACGGTGCTCAAGGCGCCGTTCGCGGGGGTCGTCACGGCGGTCAACGGTTCGGAGGGCGGGTCCTCGGGCGGGTCCGGCGGTTCCTCCTCCCAGAGCGGGCAGTCGCAGTCCTCGTCCCAGTCGCAGAGCGGGTCCACGGGCTTCGCCGAGATCGCCGACCCCGCGCGGCTGCGGATCGTGGGGAACTTCACCGAGGCCGACGTCACCAGGATCAGGACCGGCCAGGCGGCGACGGTGACCTTCGACGCTCTCACCGGGGTGACGGCCGCCGGCAAGGTGTCCGTGATCGACCCGCAGCCGCAAACGAACAACAACGTCGTGCAGTACGCCGTGACGGTCGCGCTGACCGGCGTCCCCTCCTCCGTACGGCTCGGGCAGACGGCCACGGTCCAGGTGACGGTGGGCACGGCGGACGACGTGCTCACGGTGGCGTCCTCGGCGGTCACCACGGCGGGCGGCCAGACGCTGGTGACCGTGCTGGAGAACGGCAGGCAGGTGGTGAGACGGGTGGAGACCGGCCTGAAGGGCGACACGACCACCGAGATCAAGTCGGGGCTCCAGGAGGGCGACCAGGTGGTGCGGCCCCAGGCCACGACCACCGGCGGAGGCGGCGGCATCCAGTTCCCGGGCGGCGGAGGCGGGTTCGGGCGCGGCTTCGGCGGCGGCGCGGGCGGCGGTGCGGGTGGGGGCGCGGGTGGGGGCGGCAGAGGCGGCGGCGGGGGCGGCCGGTGA
- a CDS encoding efflux RND transporter periplasmic adaptor subunit: MRSSAPYRVGGLALAGIVIASVAVISATGDDSSGTGPVSLASVRRGTITAYVSAAGNTVDTGVRDLAFGAEGVVEKVYVKVGEKVRRGKVLARIDDTIARENYEAAKAALAAARETLDDVRNGTAVSSGGAVSSGGAVSSGGAGAGTGAAGSGRGTAGSAPSGGGATGAGATGAGAGSAGPGGSGGGQATCPTPSPRPSAHPTAQPSPHATTRSIGIALYAGNGTAGTASVVLAAYRGGEHGGSGPKPGPTPTSSPSRHPHPRPTGTHRPNPGHDGRTGPDPEVSISIPPTAPPGQKPGQPSGKPSSSPRPSPGRPSGACAPGQGGQGQNPQGQGSQGQGGQGTQGRTGFGGGRRGGQGGQAGQGGQDGRGGQAGQGGARLTEAQAEAQVSQATTELAEAKEALAGIRIKAPADGTVLSISGDTGSHYTSGAFLTLGDLDNLQVQALFTESDIRFLKTGQTAVVTLPTQPGREYPGTVAHIDPTATTSDRLVRYGVRIDLDSRPARLLLGQSATVKVTTGEAADALYVPSQAVHVQGDGTAVVTVADGGGAQVRRTVEVGVRGDTNVEVVTGLSQGDRVVLPTTTTAFPDEGFPAPR; the protein is encoded by the coding sequence ATGCGATCGAGCGCCCCATACCGCGTCGGAGGGCTCGCGCTGGCGGGGATCGTCATCGCGAGCGTCGCCGTGATCTCCGCCACCGGCGACGACTCCTCCGGCACCGGCCCGGTGTCGCTCGCCTCCGTCAGGCGGGGCACGATCACGGCGTACGTCTCGGCCGCGGGCAACACGGTCGACACGGGAGTGCGCGATCTCGCCTTCGGGGCGGAGGGCGTGGTCGAGAAGGTCTACGTCAAGGTCGGAGAGAAGGTCCGCCGGGGCAAGGTCCTCGCCCGGATCGACGACACCATCGCCCGGGAGAACTACGAGGCCGCCAAGGCCGCCCTCGCCGCCGCCCGCGAGACCCTCGACGACGTCAGGAACGGCACCGCCGTGTCCTCAGGCGGCGCCGTATCCTCAGGCGGCGCCGTATCCTCAGGCGGCGCCGGGGCGGGGACCGGCGCCGCCGGATCGGGCCGGGGTACGGCCGGATCCGCCCCTTCCGGCGGAGGCGCAACCGGGGCGGGCGCGACCGGGGCGGGCGCCGGATCGGCGGGGCCGGGAGGTTCCGGCGGCGGTCAGGCGACCTGCCCGACGCCGTCCCCCCGCCCTTCGGCGCACCCGACCGCTCAGCCGTCCCCGCATGCCACCACCCGCTCGATCGGCATCGCGCTGTACGCAGGCAACGGAACGGCGGGGACCGCGAGCGTCGTGCTCGCGGCCTACCGGGGCGGTGAGCATGGTGGTTCCGGGCCCAAGCCCGGTCCCACGCCCACGTCCTCGCCGAGCCGGCACCCGCATCCGCGCCCGACGGGGACGCACCGCCCGAACCCCGGCCACGATGGCAGGACCGGGCCCGATCCCGAGGTCAGCATCTCGATTCCACCCACCGCACCGCCCGGGCAGAAACCCGGGCAGCCGTCGGGGAAGCCGTCCTCTTCGCCGCGCCCCTCCCCCGGCCGTCCCTCCGGCGCCTGCGCGCCCGGCCAGGGTGGACAGGGACAGAACCCGCAGGGACAGGGTTCACAGGGACAGGGCGGCCAGGGCACTCAGGGACGTACAGGCTTCGGCGGCGGCCGGCGCGGCGGTCAGGGCGGGCAGGCGGGTCAGGGCGGACAGGACGGCCGAGGCGGCCAGGCAGGTCAGGGCGGCGCGCGGCTCACCGAGGCACAGGCCGAAGCGCAGGTCAGTCAGGCGACGACCGAACTGGCCGAGGCCAAGGAGGCCCTCGCGGGCATCCGGATCAAGGCCCCGGCGGACGGGACAGTCCTGTCGATCTCGGGGGACACGGGCTCCCACTACACCTCGGGCGCCTTCCTCACCCTGGGCGACCTCGACAACCTGCAGGTGCAGGCGTTGTTCACGGAGTCGGACATCCGCTTCCTGAAGACCGGTCAGACCGCCGTCGTCACGCTGCCCACGCAACCGGGCCGGGAGTACCCCGGAACGGTGGCCCACATCGACCCCACCGCGACCACTTCCGACCGGCTCGTCCGCTACGGCGTGCGCATCGACCTCGACAGCCGCCCGGCCCGGCTGCTGCTGGGGCAGAGCGCCACCGTCAAGGTGACCACCGGCGAGGCGGCCGACGCGCTCTACGTCCCCTCCCAGGCCGTACACGTCCAGGGCGACGGCACGGCCGTGGTCACCGTGGCCGACGGCGGCGGCGCCCAGGTCCGGCGGACCGTCGAAGTCGGCGTACGCGGCGACACCAACGTGGAGGTCGTCACCGGCCTCTCCCAAGGCGACCGGGTCGTCCTCCCCACGACGACCACCGCCTTCCCCGACGAAGGCTTCCCCGCTCCCCGCTGA
- a CDS encoding XRE family transcriptional regulator, translating to MKELGEWADLGERVRECRLAADMSQEQLAAALRLDRTMIAKIERGVRRVDALELAKLSSVLKVPLTYFLAPSPLVVSRRAELADDTLTDAARQSYRLEVALSVWLADIRQMIDMGGFSPPGRERYPVAIQDAPDARRAALWVRDRLDLGRGPIDSLMGVCERLGQLVAVVEVPGEGASLVEDDLTVAVVSRQGDPGRRRATAAHELGHLIVGDEYSTDIGVHVSRDDREVMIDAFAAELLIPGEAFAATVRRSEVVRREDLVSLAARFRTSWSLTIRQAVASGVIDGNAAREMRRRNPTRAELMEAVGWAPQPDLETVRVPPSYAHAVVESFKRSLITASRAVELMRGQIVAADLPPRDDAEPDL from the coding sequence ATGAAAGAGCTTGGCGAGTGGGCGGACCTGGGTGAGCGTGTACGCGAGTGCCGCTTGGCGGCCGACATGTCGCAGGAGCAGCTCGCGGCGGCGCTTCGGCTCGACCGGACGATGATCGCAAAGATCGAACGGGGAGTACGCCGAGTAGACGCGCTCGAACTCGCCAAGCTGTCCTCGGTGCTCAAGGTGCCTTTGACCTATTTCCTCGCCCCGTCGCCGCTGGTCGTGTCCCGTCGTGCGGAGCTGGCCGACGACACGCTCACGGACGCGGCACGCCAGTCCTACCGCCTGGAAGTGGCTCTTTCCGTATGGCTGGCCGACATCCGTCAAATGATCGATATGGGAGGCTTCTCGCCTCCGGGAAGAGAGCGATATCCGGTCGCGATCCAGGACGCGCCGGACGCTCGCCGAGCGGCACTGTGGGTGAGGGATCGGCTCGACCTCGGGCGTGGGCCCATCGACTCGCTCATGGGCGTGTGCGAGCGGCTGGGGCAACTGGTCGCGGTGGTCGAAGTGCCGGGTGAGGGAGCCTCACTGGTAGAGGACGATCTGACTGTGGCGGTCGTCAGCAGGCAGGGCGACCCCGGGCGCCGCCGCGCGACCGCGGCTCATGAGCTGGGGCATCTGATCGTCGGGGACGAATACTCCACCGATATTGGCGTCCACGTTTCCCGCGACGACCGAGAGGTGATGATCGACGCCTTCGCCGCGGAACTGTTGATTCCGGGTGAGGCATTCGCCGCCACTGTCCGACGGAGCGAAGTGGTGCGGCGCGAAGACCTGGTGAGCCTCGCCGCGCGTTTCAGAACCTCCTGGTCGTTGACGATCCGGCAAGCCGTCGCATCCGGGGTCATCGATGGGAACGCGGCGAGAGAGATGCGCAGGAGAAATCCGACCCGGGCGGAGTTGATGGAAGCGGTCGGGTGGGCGCCGCAACCCGACCTCGAAACGGTCCGGGTGCCCCCGAGCTACGCGCATGCGGTGGTGGAGTCCTTCAAGAGGTCGCTCATCACGGCTTCCCGCGCCGTCGAACTGATGCGTGGTCAGATCGTGGCAGCCGATCTGCCGCCGCGTGACGATGCGGAACCCGATCTGTGA
- a CDS encoding response regulator transcription factor has product MVAESSEARLLVVEDEPNILELLAASLRYAGFEVHTASDGGAAVAAAYRHRPDLIVLDVMLPDMDGFDIVRRLRGGGTHTPVVFLTARDATEDKIRGLTLGGDDYVTKPFSLEEVIARIRAVLRRAAGDPQPAPPRLTFADIELDEESHEVWRGGRVVSLSPTEFKLLRYFMANAGRVLSKAQILDHVWDYDFRGDAGIVESYVSVLRRKLDNASSRAHPRLIHTLRGVGYVMRTPPARP; this is encoded by the coding sequence ATGGTCGCTGAATCTTCCGAAGCCCGGCTGCTGGTCGTCGAGGACGAGCCGAACATCCTCGAACTGCTCGCGGCCAGTCTGCGCTACGCCGGATTCGAGGTGCACACCGCGTCCGACGGCGGCGCGGCGGTCGCCGCGGCCTACCGGCACCGTCCGGACCTGATCGTGCTCGACGTCATGCTGCCCGACATGGACGGGTTCGACATCGTACGGAGGCTCCGCGGCGGCGGCACCCACACCCCCGTCGTCTTCCTCACGGCGCGGGACGCGACCGAGGACAAGATCCGGGGGCTGACGCTCGGCGGCGACGACTACGTGACCAAGCCGTTCAGTCTGGAGGAGGTCATCGCCCGCATCCGGGCCGTGCTGCGCCGCGCCGCCGGTGACCCGCAGCCGGCCCCGCCGCGGCTGACCTTCGCCGACATCGAACTGGACGAGGAGTCCCACGAGGTCTGGCGCGGTGGCCGCGTCGTGTCGCTGTCGCCGACGGAGTTCAAGCTGCTGCGCTACTTCATGGCCAACGCCGGCCGGGTGCTGTCCAAGGCGCAGATCCTCGACCACGTGTGGGACTACGACTTCCGCGGCGACGCCGGGATCGTCGAGTCGTACGTCTCGGTGCTCCGCCGCAAGCTCGACAACGCCAGTTCCAGGGCCCATCCCCGGCTCATCCACACCCTGCGCGGCGTCGGCTACGTCATGCGCACCCCACCCGCCCGGCCCTGA